One window of the Zea mays cultivar B73 chromosome 3, Zm-B73-REFERENCE-NAM-5.0, whole genome shotgun sequence genome contains the following:
- the LOC100274591 gene encoding uncharacterized protein LOC100274591 → MASATAAPRPPAPPPPPPPPPAAAAQWLGPRVSFSLDDAGGGGVGGRDAAAAAGGKAGPGAGAGADFEFLLGGCAAACSMLPADELFSGGKLVPLRIPASTDETAAGAEAEVAAQSTLPPPPPKQEQQQQPETPRAAAEPKVPARRWRDLLRLRKQQASPGAAADPRPLRRLLRRGPKPPEPEPSLSLPLLREPGPEEPNVTTKATEKTASSQHQSLLPPKIRLSAPQQQTSAPPPAPPPPPPSAVAADSPRLNAAGKVVFNGLGRSSSSPSSLAGGRRHRSGSAGAMERSYSAHVRVAPVLNVPVCSLRGSRKSAAALGIDRLFAPSSSGAASSSAGAAKKNRAAKKDVGPGAQ, encoded by the coding sequence ATGGCTTCCGCCACCGCCGCGCCGCGACCTCCggcaccgccgccgcctccgcctccCCCTCCTGCGGCGGCGGCGCAGTGGCTAGGCCCGCGGGTGTCGTTCAGCCTGGACGATGCGGGCGGAGGAGGAGTAGGGGGAAGGGATGCTGCGGCAGCGGCAGGAGGGAAGGCCGGGccaggcgccggcgccggcgccgactTCGAGTTTCTGCTCGGCGGGTGCGCCGCCGCCTGCTCCATGCTCCCCGCCGACGAGCTCTTCTCCGGGGGCAAGCTGGTCCCACTCCGCATCCCCGCGTCCACGGACGAGACGGCGGCCGGGGCGGAGGCCGAGGTAGCCGCGCAGTcgacgctgccgccgccgccgccgaagcaggagcagcagcagcagccggagaCGCCGCGGGCGGCGGCGGAGCCCAAGGTCCCCGCGAGGAGGTGGCGTGATCTGCTGCGTCTGCGGAAGCAGCAGGCGTCGCCGGGCGCCGCGGCGGACCCGAGGCCGCTGCGCCGGCTCCTCCGCCGCGGCCCCAAGCCCCCGGAGCCGGAGCCGTCGCTGAGCCTGCCGTTGCTCCGCGAGCCCGGCCCGGAGGAGCCCAACGTCACCACCAAGGCTACCGAAAAGACGGCGTCGtcgcagcaccagagcctgctgcCTCCCAAGATCCGGCTGTCCGCGCCGCAGCAGCAGACGTCGGCGCCCCCACCCGCGCCCCCGcctccccctccgtcggcggtggcggccgacagcccgcgccTGAACGCGGCGGGAAAGGTGGTGTTCAACGGGCTCGGGCGCAGCTCCAGCAGCCCGAGCAGCCTGGCCGGCGGGCGGCGCCACCGCAGCGGCAGCGCGGGCGCCATGGAGCGGTCGTACTCGGCGCACGTGCGCGTGGCGCCCGTGCTCAACGTGCCCGTCTGCTCGCTCCGCGGCTCCCGCAAGTCCGCCGCCGCCTTGGGCATCGACCGCCTCTTCGCCCCGTCGTCGTCGGGCgctgcctcctcctccgccggcgCGGCCAAGAAGAACAGGGCCGCAAAGAAGGACGTGGGCCCCGGCGCCCAGTGA
- the LOC100277791 gene encoding uncharacterized protein LOC100277791 precursor translates to MHHHHRGRCRLAALVAAALCLVAAHEGTCAAAARRLHAVEEVAVLDVAAEAPDEAARWPGGGDALGEAKWLPMSMPLPGGLRFPPVTLPLAGASMPWLQGPVRAGGALPALVPSFVGATRQEQLSLWASLFNPFQARPRLPVSLGGETAGHVERGGVSAVASGGKATGEQTLDAPGRVTFHESSVENKHESLSQSTIGDDDDLSTIGDDNNLG, encoded by the coding sequence ATGCACCACCACCACCGTGGCCGCTGCCGCCTGGCCGCGCTCGTCGCCGCGGCGCTCTGCCTGGTCGCGGCGCACGAAGGGACGTGCGCGGCTGCGGCGAGGCGCCTGCACGCGGTGGAGGAGGTGGCGGTGCTCGACGTGGCGGCGGAGGCGCCTGATGAGGCCGCGAGGTGGCCGGGAGGCGGGGACGCCCTCGGCGAGGCCAAGTGGCTGCCGATGTCCATGCCGCTGCCGGGCGGGCTGCGGTTCCCGCCGGTGACGCTCCCCCTGGCCGGCGCGTCGATGCCGTGGCTCCAGGGCCCCGTCCGCGCCGGCGGCGCGCTCCCGGCCCTCGTGCCGTCGTTCGTGGGCGCCACGCGGCAGGAGCAGCTCAGCCTGTGGGCGTCCCTGTTCAACCCGTTTCAGGCCAGGCCACGGCTGCCGGTCTCCCTCGGCGGCGAGACGGCGGGGCACGTCGAGCGCGGTGGGGTTTCGGCCGTCGCCAGTGGCGGGAAGGCCACTGGGGAGCAGACCCTCGACGCGCCTGGCCGAGTTACTTTTCACGAATCTTCCGTTGAGAATAAGCACGAGAGCCTCTCACAGTCGACAATCGGAGACGACGACGATCTATCGACGATCGGGGACGACAACAATCTTGGATAG